One window from the genome of Haliaeetus albicilla chromosome 26, bHalAlb1.1, whole genome shotgun sequence encodes:
- the LOC104310400 gene encoding LOW QUALITY PROTEIN: cholesterol 7-desaturase nvd (The sequence of the model RefSeq protein was modified relative to this genomic sequence to represent the inferred CDS: deleted 2 bases in 1 codon), translating to MGNGWCGAAGPERGVLLFLPLPVLLLLFLLLLVLLLLGCSRPLALRRGPGQVGYLPAPGLSRRQAARRARRPGALPPAFPNGWYRLLDSAQLPRGAVRSLALLGEQLAAFRTQDGQAYVVDAYCPHLGANLAAGGRVMGSCIECPFHGWQFQGEDGKCISIPYAEKVPDFARVRTWPSCKVNGMLLVWHHCEGISPTWAVPEQREITTKEWVFRGQTEHLVDAHIQEIPENAADTAHLAFLHGPAILGGSDLRYTRSKLWDFMKHIWKAEWRPEPEPNKHCSQLLVQHTTTIFGKHISLMDLMASARQVGPGLVFLIFEHAFLGRGIILQTVTPLEPLLQNVVHKIYYQKNMPAIIPKFILRAECIQFERDITIWNNKQYLPKLLLVREDSSIQKHRRWYAQFYSEKSARLLAQKEGLDW from the exons ATGGGGAACGGGTGgtgcggcgcggcggggccggagcGCGGggtgctgctcttcctccccctccccgtc ctcctcctcctcttcctcctcctcctcgtcctgctgctgctgggctgctcccGGCCGCTGGCGCTGCGGCGCGGCCCCGGGCAGGTGGGCTACCTGCCGGCTCCCGGGCTGAGCCGCAGGCAGGCTGCtcgccgcgcccgccgccccggcgcCCTGCCGCCGGCCTTCCCCAACGGCTGGTACCGCCTGCTCGACTCCGCGCAGCTGCCCCGCGGCGCCGTCCGCAGCCTCGCCCTGCTCG GAGAACAGCTCGCCGCGTTTCGCACCCAGGATGGCCAAGCCTACGTGGTTGACGCTTACTGCCCTCACCTCGGGGCTAACCTTGCCGCTGGCGGGCGCGTCATGGGCAGTTGCATCGAATGCCCATTTCACGGCTGGCAGTTTCAAGGAGAAGATGGAAAATGCATCAGCATCCCATATGCTGAAAAAG TGCCAGATTTTGCGAGGGTCCGGACCTGGCCGTCCTGCAAGGTGAATGGGATGCTGCTGGTCTGGCACCACTGCGAAGGGATCAGTCCAACATGGGCAGTGCCCGAGCAGCGCGAGATCACCACCAAAGAGTGGGTGTTCCGTGGGCAGACGGAGCACTTGGTTGATGCACACATCCAG GAAATCCCCGAGAACGCGGCTGACACGGCTCACCTGGCATTTCTCCATGGACCAGCTATTCTGGGCGGATCTGATCTGAGATACACAAGGTCCAAGCTGTGGGATTTCATGAAGCATATCTGGAAG GCGGAGTGGCGGCCAGAGCCAGAGCCCAACAAGCATTGCTCCCAGCTGCTGGTTCAACACACCACAACCATCTTTGGGAAGCACATCTCCTTGATGGATTTGATGGCTTCAGCCAGGCAG GTGGGGCCAGGGCTGGTTTTCCTGATCTTTGAACATGCTTTCCTGGGCCGTGGGATCATCCTGCAGACGGTGACTCCCCTGGAGCCTCTCCTGCAGAATGTTGTTCACAAAATCTATTACCAGAAGAACATGCCGGCCATAATCCCCAAGTTCATCCTGAGAGCAGAGTGTATACAG tttgAGCGCGATATAACCATCTGGAATAACAAACAGTATCTGcccaagctgctgctggtcagAGAGGACTCCAGCATCCAAAAGCACCGGCGCTGGTACGCCCAGTTCTACAGCGAGAAGAGCGCGAGGCTCCTGGCACAGAAGGAGGGCCTGGACTGGTGA